From the genome of Mycoplasmopsis bovis PG45:
TGAAGACTTTAGAGATGAAGTAGATGACGAATAATTTAAATTCAAAAAATGGCATCCATATTCACTGGATGCTTTTTTAAGAAAATTTATTCCCTTTTTTCCAACCTAGCACACTTACATAGTTAAAAATATATAATTTTAATCATTACTATTACTTTTAAGGACATAAATGATTAAAAGAGTAACTAAATTATTATCTTCACAACTTGTAATTTTGCCTATGGTTCTTCCGTTGTTATCTTCTAAATGTGATAAACAAACTAATAACAATGATAGCAACTCTTCAGAAATAACAGACACTTCATCTAACTACTTTGACGAAAGAGCCAATCTAGCATCGCCTGCAACATTACCTAGAGAAATATTGGGTTTATATCCCTCATTAATAGGAAGTACAATTCTTAATAATCTTAAATTAGAAGCAAATAGAAAACAAAATCCTAACTCAGATTACGCAACTAATGCAGACAACTCTGGCTTTGGATTATTATTCAAAAAAGAGAAAAATCTTTTTATTGATGAAATGCCGTCACTTCATAAAGAATTAGAGAAAATATTCTTTAATTTTAATCCTAAATATACTTCAAAATATGAAGCTAAAATAGTGGCTGCTGGCTTTAACGATCTTGAAGGCGAATTAACTCTTGGCATTCAAATTTTATATAGACCTGATACAGCTATTGAAAATACTAACAACAATACCTATTTTCAAAGTTTTAAATTTACTGGCTTTAGAAAATTTGACTTAACAAACAGCGATAATAATGTTTTAAAACTAAAATTTGACAATCAAAATTTAGCCAACATATCTAAAAAATGAAGAAAACATATGATTCATTATGCTAGACACACTTTAAAAAAAGCTATGACTGAAAATACTTCACTTGCAAGCATAAATAATCCAAATAAGCTACGTTTTGTCAGGTATTTGTTTACACCGCATTTTTTACTAAGTGAAATACCTTTGAATATTAAAGATGATACAAACATTTATAACATTAAAGATAATAATTTGACTCTTTTTGATGTATTTTCTCGTGACCACAAAGCTATAGTTTATCCGTTTTACGGCTCGCTTACTAGTTTTGATGATATTTTCGATATACCAAATAATGATTCTGTTAAGTTTGACATATACAAAAATTCTGAAAATAAAGAAATCTTAAAAATTACTATTAACCTTACTATAGTGCCAGGGGTTCAAAATATATACACAAATATTGAAAGAAGCACTAAAGACAAGAAGAAGGTGACATTTAGTTTTCAAGTCGAAGCTCCTTTTGATGAATTATTGCCTGATAATAATCCTGTTGATAATTAATTTTTTTATATCACTTATATTTAATAATAAAAATAGCTGTTTTATAGACCTAAGGGCAGAATAGCAGACATTGTCTGCATTTTTTGCTTATCAATGATTTTTAATTTACTGTTTTTCACTTTAAGAAAAACAATGCTTCTTTATACTATCTCAACACAATTAATAATTTATGATTTATATGGAGACAATATGGCAGAACAGAACAAACCTAAAATCATAAATGAATCTAAATTTGTTAAGTCTTACTTTAATCAAGACTATTTTTTATGACACACCGCTCAAGAATTTGAAAACAAGTATATTGCAGAAATGATGGAGCAAAATGTTAATGATGATTTTTCAATAGATGATGAATATGATGAATCCGACATTGGCCATTCGATTTGAACAAGACTCATAAATGAAAACTTAGATACAAGCATTCAAACAGTTAATGCTCAATCTAGTATTTTTTCTAACATTCAAAATCAGCTAAATTTATGAGCAACTGGTCAGTTATTTAAAGGCTTAAGGTACAAAATAGTTTCAGATAAGGGTGATATTAAATCAAAAATAAATGAAACCAATAAGTTTTTAAATGATCCCACATGCGATGTGATAATAAATGGATATTTTGGCTATGAAACTGATGAATTTGTCATTTATTCTAATCCTTTTGCTTTCAATAAAATAAATAAAGGACTGTATCTTGTTAAATTATCAACGCATGTGAAAATTGACTCACTTTTATCGCTTAAATTTTCTTATGAGATTTTAAAAAAGCAAAATATAAACCTTGATAATGCATATGTAATTATTGTAGATTCACAAATGCCACAAACTAAAGGAATATGTAAATTTATCTGCACTGAGCTATGCCATATGTCAAAGAACAAATATGCAATTGAAAAAGAGTCATGAAATACTATAAATCAGACATTGAGGCACACAAATAATCCCTATTTTCTAGACCGTAAACCTTTTGTGAATTATATAAATCAAGGCTGGGCATTAGTTAAAAATGAACTTCCTTTTAATGACTTAAATAGCAAACTTCCAACAACATTTAATTACATAAAGTGTCTAAAAAATAATTATGGTTTAAAATCAATTAAAAATGCCGATAAGAGAAACAGTTTTTTTAAATTTGATGTTGATAACCCTTTTGACCCTGACCTTTATTTAGGCAACTTTGATCTTATAATTAACAGAATTATTAATGCATATAAGGTCAATAAACCTGATTTAAGTTTTTTTGATAAAAATATTGATGACAATACAGCCTTAAATATGGATTACAATAATTTTGGTAAGAATGACCTGTTGACAAAGAATTATTTGCTCGCTTCATTGGGCAAAAATAACCTTTTTAATAGGCAAATTTTCACTGACTTAAAATTAAATTTAATTGTTAATAATAATGCTGACAAATCATTCAATAATGCGAAAAATAGCTTTATAGAAAAAGTAGAACAGGTCTATAAAACAGGCGATTTCATTAAATCACTAGTTATTGAAAAATATTTAAGTGAGCTACACATTAAAGATCAAAAAATAGTTTGATATGACTATGAGTCATTTATGAGCCTACTGCCTGTAATTGATGATTTTTCTCCGTATTCACAAATAGTTAATCAAGTGTCAATCATTGATACTATTAATGGTCAAATTATTCCTAGTACTCAAGCGGATATAGTGTACGATCCTAAGAACATATCAATCTTTGATTTAATATCTATACTAAAGAACTTGTATGATAGACAAGGCGATAAATATGTAGTTTATAACAAGAGTTTTGAAAACACGCGCAATATGGAAATAGCTTCCTGAGCTCAAAGTCACAGCTCAGATGAAATATTTGCAGAGGAACTATATAATAAATTAGCAATTAAGCCTGATGATGTTATGAATTTTGCTAACTACATTAACAACAGAACTATAGATTTATATGAACTATTCTCAAGACCAAGTAAAAAAATGAATTTTGATGATGGAAAAATCTATCAAAATATACATATTGCAGTTGATGAAACTAAACTTAATAGTAAAGTTATTAGCAAGCATAGTCCAAGTGTGAAGTTTAGTCAAAAGGACTATATTATAGAACCAAAAATAGATAAAAAGTCTTTTACCTTCACAATCAATGATGTCGATAATCAGCTTCCTGATGAATTAACAAATCTAACTTACTCACAAGAATCTGGAATGGCTTCAATTCTTAATTTAAACATATTCTTAAAAGACCTTAAAGGAATGGGCTCTATCAAAAAGGTTGAGCATCTAATAACTTCTAAAAAAATATCACTAGAGCATATGATAACACCTTACCCAGACCTAAAGAAAGTACATAATGGCTCTGAAGCAATGGAAATTGCAATTAAAAGATACGCTAATTTAATTGATGGCTATATTTGGGAAGATAACTTGTCAAATTTAAAAAAGTATTGTCATAATGACGTTCTAGCAATGATAATGACTTTTAACTTTGTAGAAAAAATGGTCTCAGACATTTTTCCTGAATTAAACAGCTTAAAATACACATTTGATAGTGACCATCAGTACCTATTAAACAGGTATAAATGAAAAATTGATGTTATTAACTATAAAGAAAAAGCAACTGTAAATTAGCTGCTTTTTTGAGTAAATTAAATTATTTCATCAATTGTTCAAGGATCAATAACTTTTAATTTTGGTTCATCTTTTATTCTAAGACTAGGATATAGTCGATCAAATATTTTAGCTTCTGGTGTTTCTTCAGTTTTACTCTTTTTTAATGTGGCTTTTTCTTTAGTAATTGAACCAGTGTATCATGTCTCAAAAATACTGTCGTTTGATGAATCTCTAACAGCTAATTTTGGCTTTGGTGCTTCCGTTTTACTTGCTTCGGCTATTTTTGTTGATTCTGTAGTTGATGAAGATAATGACTTGTTTTTTGTTTTATTTTCTTCCTTCATAATTTCTTTTTTAGATGCTTCTTTTTCCTTTTTATCTTCTTGTGCTTTTATATTAGTTTCATTAACACATGATGCTGCAACTACTGGAGTAGCAAGTAATGTTGCGCCAGATACCCGTAGCATAAATTTTTTCTTCATAATATTCTTTCTGTATTGAAGTATAAAATTCTGAACTTTCATAAGTTCACAAGTACAATGCTTAAAATGTACCTTAGCATAAATTGATAGACAATATTTCGCCAACAAAAAGTGATAATTATCATAATCTTAATAAACAAAAATTTGGGTTGCCCAGATTTACTGTTTAAATTTCTTATTTAATAATTTCATTAATAAATCATTAGCTTTTTGCGGATTAACTTTTCCGCCAGAAAGCTTCATAACATTTCCCAAAACAAATTTAATAACTTTTTCACTTCTTTCAGTGTATTCAGCAACCAATGTTTCATTTCTTTCTATAACATCATCAATTCATTTTGTTATTGTTTGTTCATCACTAATTTGTTCTAAATTGTTTTCTTTTATAAGTTTGTTTAAATCACCATCATAATTAATTAATAATGGGACTAGTTTTTTAAATGACTTGCCTGAAATTACTTCATCATCTAACAACCCTATAGCACTTTCTAATGCCTGCGGTTTTATGCCTAATTTATAGGCTTTAACATTTTTACTATTAGCAAGTGATACAACTTCAGCAAAAAACAATTTGCTTAATTTGCTTCTGTCAAAATAGTTGATTGAATCAAAATAATTGGCTAGTTCTATATCATTTATTAGGCTTTTAATATAAATATCTTGTATGCCTTCATTTTTATATCTTTCTTCTTTTTCTCATGGAAGCTCATTTAATTTAACATTATTTATAAACTCATCGCTAAGTTTGATGAAAGGAATATTAGGCTCAGGAAAATATTTATAATCTATAGTGCCAGTTTTCGTTCTCATAACGACTGTGCTCATGGACTCTTCATCGTATCTCTTTGTTTGCTGTAAAATAGGCTCATTGGTTAAGATTTTTTGTGTCTGTAGCTTTATTTCATAGTCAATAGCATTTCTAATGGCTCTAAAGCTGTTCATATTTTTTATTTCAACTTTTGTACCAAAACCTTTATAGCCTTTTGGTCTAAGAGAAATATTTACATCTGCTCTCAATGAACCTTGTTCCATTTTTGCACTAGAAATGCCTAAAGATAAAGCTATTCTTCTTATCATATCTACGTAAGCAACAGCTTCATCGGCACTACTTATTTCTGGATAAGAAACAATCTCTATTAGCGGTACACCAGCACGGTTGTAATCTAACTTTGTTTTTTCTCCATGATACTGTCTTGCCGTATCTTCTTCTAAGTGAATTCTTTCAATATTTATTTTTTTACTGCCAGATTCAGTATTTATCACAAAGTGACCATTTGAACCAATAGGTCTATAAAACTGCGTTATTTGGTATCCTTTAGGCAAATCAGGATAAAAATAATTTTTTCTGTCAAAATGTAATTCATTGTCAATTGTCATACTTAATGCTTTAGCTAATTTGACCCCAGAAATAACAGCTTCTTTATTAAGTAATGGAAGAGTCCCTGGGTAGCCTAAATCAATCTGATTTACAGTCGTATTAGCATCGGCTTCAAAGTCAATTTTTGATGGCGAAAACATCTTTGTTTTAGTGTTGAGCTCAAGGTGAATTTCAATGCCGATAATTGTTTCAAAATTATTCATTATTCTCCTTCAAGAACTCTTCAATTCATAATGCATATGATAGTAATTTTTCATCGTCATAAATTTTTGAATCAATTGATAAATTAACAAATAGATCATTTTTAATTCATGGAAGTGAGAGCGAAGGATTACCAGAAAGATTGGCACCAGTTAAAATGTAATCCATATACCCATGAGATCTATTTTTAGAATCATCAATATAAGGGGCATAGTCAGCGGCACAAGGATAAATTACAACATCATATTGATTAAGAATACTATCTATATGTTCTTTAATTAATCTTCTAACCTTTTGCGCTTTTAAAATCATCTTTTCTTGATTCTTAGAATGCAAGAAAAATGATCCTAATGCTAGTCTTAGTTGCACCATTTCTCCAAAACCATCTGCTCTAGTGTTGGTCATAATTTCTTCTCAGTTATCACCATCTTTTCTAGAACCAAATGCTATTCCATTTAAGTTTGCAAGGTTGCTAGATGCTTCTGAAAATGAAATAATTTCATAAACAGGTTTTATTGCTTTATAAAGCTTTTCATCAATGCTGACTAGCTCAACTGTTGTTGACTTAGAAAGCTTATTTATAAGCTTTTTGTATTCTTCATCAACAAACTTTTCTAGGCCCTTCACATTAAGAACACCAATTTTCTGTGGCTTTGCTTTTATAACATTATCAATTTTAACATCCAAGCTAGTCATATCTCTAGGATCTTTGCCAAACATAACCCTTGATAAAACTGCTATATCGTTAACGTTATGCGCAAAATATGCCACAGTGTCTAAACTAGATGCAAAAGCAAACAGACCGAACCTGCTTATGGCTCCATAGCTAGGCTTAAAACCCACAATTCCATTGTAGCTAGCAGGTAAACGCACAGAATCGCCAGTATCAGATCCTAAAGAAAAAGAAACATTACTAGTTAATGTTGCCGCAGAGCCGCTAGATGAACCACCTGCTAAACGCGATGAATCAAAAGGATTAGTTATTAATCCAAATGCACTATGTTTTCCTGTTCCCCCTAGTGCTAATTCATCACAATGCACTTTAGCCACCGGTATCGCGCCTGCATCAAGCAACTTTTGTACAGCAGTTGCATTGTAATATGGCTTAAAATTCTTTAAAATCATACTAGATGCTGTGGCTTTTTGATCGTCTGTTGCATAATTATCTTTGATTGTAAAAACGCTGTTCTCTAGTATCCCATCTATACTTGCTCTTTTTTTAGTATATAAACTAGAAACACAATTATTTTTGTCATTTTTTAGTTCATCAAGAGCCTTATTGAAGTTTCCTTTATTTTCTAATTTCATTATTTTACAACCTTATTGGTTAATATATAATTTTCATCAAAGTCAGCAGCATTAGATAATAAATCCTGTTTTTTAATGGAAACTAATGAATTATCTTCTACATCATCTCTTAGAAAATCAATAAACCTATTTTCATTAATATGACTTAACGGTTCAACATTGCTTGTGTCAATTTCTTTTAGTCATTCAATTCTAGTGTTTAAATCAGTCCAAAGCTCCATTATGTCGTCTAAAACTTTGACATCAATTTTGAACATTAATGATAGTGCAATTTCTTTTAACTCTTCTTTAATATTGCCCTTCATGTTTCCTACCAATCTTCATTACACTCAAATTCCCTACCATTTAAGTACTCTAGGGGTGATGATAAGTTATTGAACCCTAATTTATAGGAGTGTAAGTAAATTCTCTTATTTGTTTTTTTACGTCATCCATACTTAATATCACCATAAATTGGGTATCCTAAGTATTCCATTGTTGCTCTAATTTGGTGCTTTCTTCCTGTTAGTAGCTGTGCATATAATTTATTGCTATCAACATATATTTTTGTTTTAACTATTTGGTTATTTAATCCAGCAGGATTCTTTGTTACAATCATTTTTTGCATCTTTTCATCATGGTGAATATAAGCTGAAACAACATTATCACCACCATTATAATCGCTTTTCAGTGTGTAAATTTTGTCAAAAAAGCCTATTTTATCGTTTAATTCACGTAATGCTTTATAGTTTTTTGCATACACTATTAATCCAGAGGTTCATTTGTCCAATCGTCCAACATGGCTTGGTTTAAATGACGAATTTTGCTTAAATTTTAGATAACTTAGCACCTGGTTATCTAAACAAAGTAGCTCGCCGTGAACTACTTTTCCAGCCTTCTTATTGATTATTAAAATATTGTCATCTTCATAAATAATTTTCGAATCTAATTGTAATCCGACATCATAAATATAAATTGTTGCTTGTTCTTTAATTCCATAAATTACTACTTCATCACCTTCATTAATAATATGATTGCTGTCAGTAATTCTTTTGCCATTTATCTTTACGCACTTTTGACGTAAAAGCTTATAAATACGACTCTCTGGTAAATCCTTAAATAGAGAACTAATATATTTTATTAATTTTCTGCCACCGTCGTTTTTATGAGCAACAAACTTATGCACTATTATTTCTCCTATTCAACATCAACTTTTATGCCATCGAATAAATTAAAATCTCTGGCTTCGTTTTCGGTTCCATCAGAATAGTTGAATTCAGTTAATTTAGGTAATTCATAAGTTGACTTCAATTTAAAGTAATCATAAAACTTGTTTGTTACACCATAAAGAATAGGATTTCCTGGAGTAGGACTAATTCCAACTTCTTCAACAACACCTTTAGTCAGCAATGTGTTTAAAACTTGTTCACTAGCAACTCCTCTAAGGTTATTGATTTGAGATCTAGTAACAGGTTGTTTGTAGGCAACAATACCTGCAACTTCTATAGCAGCATTCGATAAACGGTGTTTTTTAACAACTTGTACCATTTTTGTAATATATTCTTTGTATGCTTCTCTAGTTGATAATTTAAAAACTTCATTGAAATTCACAACCTTTAGTGCTCTATCTTCATCGTTATAAGTTCTAACAAAGTCATTCATTACTTTTCTAGCCTCAGCAATAGTATTTAAACCAAAAATGTCTTTTACTTGTTCTAAGGCAAGGCCTTCATCACCTTGAACATATAATAAAGCTTCCAATATTTTATTTTTCATACTCTGGCCCCTTTTCAAACCTAATTTCGCCAAATTGTTCATCTTGATACATTCTTATAATTTGTCTTCTTGATAAATCTAGCACTGCTAAAAGTGTTATAACAAAGTGATTTAAACTAGGCTGCTTAAAAATCATTTCAAAAGATACCTTGTCACACGAATCAAACAGATTCAAAATGAACGGAATTTGATCTTTTGGTGTTAGGTTAAATGTTTCTAATTTTGTTCTTCTAAGTTGCTGAGCATATGTTCTCTCAAACATTTTTCTTAAAACAGTAATCAACTTTAGTGGATTGCTTGAGCCATCAAGCGCACTTTTATCATCATCTACCAAAAACTCATCAATGTTGCTTGGACTCTTAATGAAAATCTCTTTTCTAGATTCTTCATGCTCACGAAGCACTTTGGTAACTTCCTTAATTTGTTGATATTCATAAAGCCTGCGTAATAGTTCACGTTTGTCTTCTTCAATTTCTGGCTTTTGCTCAGGAGTAAATAAAAGCATTTTAGTTTTTAGTGCCAGAAGTGTTGCGGCCATAACTAAATAATCACTTGCCACATCGATTTCATTTTCTTGCAAGTCTTCAATTATTTTCAAATAAGCAGTAGCTAATTCAAAAACATCAACATCCATAATATTTACATTTTTTTCTTGAACTAAAGCTAATAATAAATCTAAAGGCCCATCAAAGTTTTCTAGTTTAATATCAAACTTATTTTCAGCATTAGGTTGCAAGACTTCGTTATTCATTTTCTAATGCTCCCTTAATCATACTTTTAACTTTTTCAGCTATAACCATAGGTTCCATTGTAATAAAAGTAGCAGGCTTAAGAGCTGGCAAGAATGTAACTTTGATGTGTAATAACTTCATTCTTTTCTTGTTTAAAGCATCACGAGAATCAGAAATTGCCACAGGTACAATAGGTAAATAATTGCTTACTGCAACTTTGAAAGCTCCCGCTTTAAATTCGCCTAATTCAGCTTCTTTAATTCTAGTTCCTTCAGGGAAAATAACACCACAAGTCGAATTTTTCTTAACAAAAGAACCGAATTCATTAAGTTTTTTAATAGCATCACGAGGATTTTCTCTATCAACATAAATGGTATCAATTAAACTTAATAAATTTCTCATTGTTCTTTTTTTGCTTAGTTCGATCTTAGCTAAAAATGTAGGTATTCTGTTTCTAATATTTTCTTCCTTAGTTTGCTTCTTTAAAGCGTATAAAACCAAAACTGGATCAACATTAGACTTATGATTAGGAGCTATTATTACAGCACCTTTAGGAATATTGTCATACCCTTCAATTATCACCTTTACGCCAAAAAGTCACAAGAAAAACCTAGCTTTTCTCAAAAGCCAGTCGTTTCTTTGCTGTGGATGGTAAAATGTTGGATCTTTACGATATTTTCTAGCAAAAGCATTTATTCTTCATCAATACCATAGAACTAATCATCAAAGAAAAATCATTTTTACAATAAACATATAAAACTCCTACTTTTTTATTACTACTGCTATTATTAAGTCATCCTCATCTGTTGTTGATATCATAAAATCAGAATGCTGGTATGCACCTTGTTTTTTGATTATAGTAATTTTGTCAAAGGCCGGAATATTGTTATCAGCCTTAAACATAGCCTCTTTTATACACCAACGAGTAGCTAAATACTTTTGTTTTTCATAATCGGATTTTAGTTCATCGAACTCTCTAAGTTCATCAGTACTTAAGATTCGGATAGCTGTACTTTTTTTAAGCTCTTGAAATCGACTTATCTTGGTCATATCTAAGCCTATATTATGATTAAACATATTTAAATTATAAATTAAATGGGGTTTTATTTTTTCATTAAACAAAAAGCATATTTATGGTATGTTTATAAACTGATGTTTTTAGTGGAATTAATAATTATTGAAAATACTCAAAGTTAAAGCCATAATAAAAAATAATTTGCCACTTCATAGGCAAATTAGCAAAATAAGTCTTATTCAAATTCATTAGACTTATTTTTGAAAATGATATTAATAGGGCACCCGGTATATTCTATATTTTGTCTAATTTGCTTTTCTAAAAATCTTTGATAGCTAAAGTGGACAAATTTTTTATTATTAACGAAAAAGATAAATGTTGGTATTTTATTTTCTGTTTTTCGAGCAAAGTAAATATTCAATCTTCCTCCATTATATGGTGGCGCAGGTTGAATCAATTGACTTTCCCTTATTAAATTTGTAAGTACAGAAGGCTTAATTTCTCTCTCTAAGTTTTCTTTAACCTTTAATACAATGTCAATAAGTTTGTCAATTCTAGCCCCTGTTTTAGCTGAAATAAATTCGACAGGTACTCAGGGAACAAAATGAAAACGGTTTTTTAATTTCTTACGATATTCATTCATTGTGTCTTGAGTCTTATTAATTAAGTCCCATTTATTAACACAAATTATTATAGGTTTATTGTTTTCTAAGGCATATCCAATGATTCGAGCATCAAAGTGTGCTAGCTCTCTGGTTGAATCAATAAGAACTATAGATAAGTCAGATTCATCGAGTGAAGACATTGCTCTTTTAAGTGCTAAATGCTCAACAGTATCATCAATTTTGCTTTTCTTAGTAATTCCTGCAGTATCTATAATTTCAATCTTATGGCCTCTTAATTCAACTACACTTTTTACACTATCTCTAGTTGTGCCTGCTATATCAGAAACAATTGATCTGTTTTCATGAGTTATAGCATTTAAGAGTGAACTTTTGCCTGAATTTGGTTGGCCTATAATTGAAAGTTTAAAATATGGACTTACATTGTCAGTATCAAAATTTAAGTACTTAAGACATTGATCTAAAACATCACCTATACCATTACCGTGTAATGCACTAATTCTAAAAACATGGTCAGCTCCTAGTGAATATCATCCATAGTCAAATTTTGAAATATTATCTAGCTTATTGGCTACAACAATAATAGGTTTGCCTGACTTTTGAAGCATACTGTAAATCATTTTGTCATCAGAAGTAATAGATGATTGACCATCCACAATAAAAATAACAACGTTTGCTTCTTGAATAGCAATCTTAGCTTGAATTAATATTTGATCTTGAAAATCTTTCTTTTCAATTTGAATTCCACCAGTGTCAATTACATTGATCTCTTTACCGTTTCACATAAATGATTCATATAACCTGTCTCTAGTAACGCCAGGTCTGTCAAAGGTAATTGAACTTCTTTTACCAACAAGCCTATTAAATAGGGTACTTTTACCAACATTAGGCTTTCCAATAATAGCAATTACATTCTTTTTCATAACTACATTCTTTCTTTTGCTAAACTAACAATTTTTTCAACCACTTGTTCAAAATTCATATCAGTTGAATCAATTACGATTGCATCATCAGTTATATGTAAAGGATCTGTTTCTCTGTGCTGATCTGCATAGTCTCTAGATTTAACTTCTGCTAAAACAACATCATAGTTGGTTTCAAATCCTTTGTCCTTATTTTCAAGTGCTCGTCTTCTAGCTCTTACTTCAGGAGTCCCTGTGAGAAAAATTTTTAATTCAGCATGTGGCATTAACTTAAAAGTTGTATCACGGCCGTCCATAATATACCCTTTAGATTTTTTGGTTATTTTATGAATAAAATCAACAACATAGTGTCTTATCAATGGGTATTGAGCAACTTTTGAGGCAGCTTTTGCTACTTTATCGTCCCTAATTGCGTCCGATACATTTGTGTTATTAAGAAAGATGTTTTCGTGTTCGTCTAAGTCAATTTCAATCTTGCTAAGCATCTTAAAAACTTCGCTTTCAGTTTCAAAATCAACATTCATTCTTATTGCACTAAGAGCTATTGCTCTATAAACACTTCCGCTGTTTATAAACACATAATTTAGTTTTTTGCTTACCTCTTTAGCAACAGTGGATTTACCGGCTCCACATGGTCCATCTATTGCTATATTTATTTTGTTGCTCATAAAACTCCCTAAATTAAATTACATTATTTAATTATAAATT
Proteins encoded in this window:
- the cmk gene encoding (d)CMP kinase, producing MSNKINIAIDGPCGAGKSTVAKEVSKKLNYVFINSGSVYRAIALSAIRMNVDFETESEVFKMLSKIEIDLDEHENIFLNNTNVSDAIRDDKVAKAASKVAQYPLIRHYVVDFIHKITKKSKGYIMDGRDTTFKLMPHAELKIFLTGTPEVRARRRALENKDKGFETNYDVVLAEVKSRDYADQHRETDPLHITDDAIVIDSTDMNFEQVVEKIVSLAKERM
- a CDS encoding lysophospholipid acyltransferase family protein, translating into MFIVKMIFLWWLVLWYWWRINAFARKYRKDPTFYHPQQRNDWLLRKARFFLWLFGVKVIIEGYDNIPKGAVIIAPNHKSNVDPVLVLYALKKQTKEENIRNRIPTFLAKIELSKKRTMRNLLSLIDTIYVDRENPRDAIKKLNEFGSFVKKNSTCGVIFPEGTRIKEAELGEFKAGAFKVAVSNYLPIVPVAISDSRDALNKKRMKLLHIKVTFLPALKPATFITMEPMVIAEKVKSMIKGALENE
- a CDS encoding 4'-phosphopantetheinyl transferase superfamily protein, which codes for MFNHNIGLDMTKISRFQELKKSTAIRILSTDELREFDELKSDYEKQKYLATRWCIKEAMFKADNNIPAFDKITIIKKQGAYQHSDFMISTTDEDDLIIAVVIKK
- the der gene encoding ribosome biogenesis GTPase Der: MKKNVIAIIGKPNVGKSTLFNRLVGKRSSITFDRPGVTRDRLYESFMWNGKEINVIDTGGIQIEKKDFQDQILIQAKIAIQEANVVIFIVDGQSSITSDDKMIYSMLQKSGKPIIVVANKLDNISKFDYGWYSLGADHVFRISALHGNGIGDVLDQCLKYLNFDTDNVSPYFKLSIIGQPNSGKSSLLNAITHENRSIVSDIAGTTRDSVKSVVELRGHKIEIIDTAGITKKSKIDDTVEHLALKRAMSSLDESDLSIVLIDSTRELAHFDARIIGYALENNKPIIICVNKWDLINKTQDTMNEYRKKLKNRFHFVPWVPVEFISAKTGARIDKLIDIVLKVKENLEREIKPSVLTNLIRESQLIQPAPPYNGGRLNIYFARKTENKIPTFIFFVNNKKFVHFSYQRFLEKQIRQNIEYTGCPINIIFKNKSNEFE
- a CDS encoding segregation/condensation protein A; the encoded protein is MNNEVLQPNAENKFDIKLENFDGPLDLLLALVQEKNVNIMDVDVFELATAYLKIIEDLQENEIDVASDYLVMAATLLALKTKMLLFTPEQKPEIEEDKRELLRRLYEYQQIKEVTKVLREHEESRKEIFIKSPSNIDEFLVDDDKSALDGSSNPLKLITVLRKMFERTYAQQLRRTKLETFNLTPKDQIPFILNLFDSCDKVSFEMIFKQPSLNHFVITLLAVLDLSRRQIIRMYQDEQFGEIRFEKGPEYEK
- the scpB gene encoding SMC-Scp complex subunit ScpB, with amino-acid sequence MKNKILEALLYVQGDEGLALEQVKDIFGLNTIAEARKVMNDFVRTYNDEDRALKVVNFNEVFKLSTREAYKEYITKMVQVVKKHRLSNAAIEVAGIVAYKQPVTRSQINNLRGVASEQVLNTLLTKGVVEEVGISPTPGNPILYGVTNKFYDYFKLKSTYELPKLTEFNYSDGTENEARDFNLFDGIKVDVE